Genomic segment of Desulfarculaceae bacterium:
ACCCCTCCTGCGGCTCCACCCCCATGCTCAAGGCCTTCATCATCATCATCCTGGGCGGCCTGGGCAGCGTCACCGGCTCGGTGATCGCGGCCTACATCCTGGGGTTCATCGACTCTTTCGGAGGCAGCCTCCTGGGGCACCAGGCCAGCCACTTCATGGGATTCGGCCTGGTGATCCTCATCCTCATCTTCAAACCGGCCGGGATCATGGGCGATGAATAAGAAGCTGATCCCCTATATCGCGGGGCTGGCGGTCATGGCCGTCCTGGCCCTGTTGCCGCCCCTGTTCAAGCTGGCCGCGCCGGAGATGTGGGAGCTCAGCGCCCACATCGGCATCCGCATCCTGCTCAACGTGGGCTTCGGCCTGTGCCTGTGGCTGATGCTCCAGGCCGGTGAACTCAGCCTGGGCCAGGGCGGCTTCATCACCATCGGGGCCTACACCACCGGCATCCTGGTGGCCAAGTACGAGCTGATCAGCGTGGTGTGGCTGGGCTATCTGGCCGGGGCGGCGGTGGCCGCGCTGTTCGCCCTGATGCTGGGCTACCTCATCGTGCACCTCAAGCGAATCTTCTTTTTGCTGGTCACCTGGTCCTTCGCCGAGATGCTGCACCCGGTGCTCACCTCCTTCGAGCATCCCTTCGGCGGGGCCATGGGCATCATCGACATCCCCGGCCCGGAGGGCGTTTCCCTGTTCAGCGAGTCCTGGACCGGCTATTACTACATCGCCCTCCTATACGGCTTCGCGGTGCTCTGGCTGGTCTGGCGGGTGGCCGGTTCCAAGATCGGGCTGATCAACAAGTCCATCGGGCTCAACGACGAACTGGTCACCTTCTGCGGGCTCTACGTGCGCAAGTACAAGGTCATGGTCTTCGTGCTGGGCTGCTTCATCACCGGCATCGGCGGGGGCATCCTGGCCAGCTACCTCACGGCCATCTCGCCCGAGACCTTCACCTTCTTCACCTCGCTGGACATCATCATGTTCAACCTCATTGGAGGCATGGGCAGCATCGCCGGGCCCATCGTGGGGGCGGTGATCCTCACGGGCCTGAACGAGTACCTGTTCGCGGTGGGCTACTGGCGCATGGTGATCTACGGCCTGATCATCATCTTCTTCATCACCATGTTGCCCGGCGGCATGATCTCCCTGCCCGCGGTTATCCGCGCCCGGTTGAGCCGCGGCAACAAGGAGGGGGAGGCCGGTCATGGACGATAGGGAAATCCTGCGGGTGAGCGAGGTGGGCAAGAACTTCGGCGGGTTGGAGGCCCTGACCGAGGTGAGCTTCGCGGTGGAGACCGGCGAGTTCTTTGGGCTCATCGGGCCCAACGGCGCCGGCAAGTCGGTGATGGTCAACCTGATCAGCGGCATGTACCGCCCCAGCCGGGGACAGATCACCTTCGACGGCCAACTCATAACCGGCCTCAGGCCGGACCGCATCATCAAGATGGGCCTCAGCCGCACCTTCCAGCACTCCACTCTGTTCTTCGACCTCACGGTGCGCCAGAACATCATGATGGGGGTGCGCGAACTGGCCGGGGTGGGCCTTTTGGAATCCATAATGCGCACCGCGGGGGCCCGGGCCAAGGATCGGGACATAGAGGCGCGGGCCCAGGAGGTGATGGAGACCCTGGATCTGAGCGGGCAGGCCGAGGAAAAGGCGGCCAACCTGCCTTATGGCCTGCAAAAGGTGGTGGCCATCGGCATCGCCATCGCGCCTCGGCCCAAGGTGCTGGTCCTGGACGAGCCCCTCACCGGGCTGGTGGCCGCGGAGGTGGACCAGGTGATGGGCCATATCGCGGCGCTAAACCGCCAGGGCATGACCATCTTCATCATCGAGCACAACATGCGGGCCATGATGCATCACTGCGGCCGCATGATGGTCTTGAGCTTCGGCAACAAGATCGCCGAGGGCGCCCCGTCGGAGATACAAAAGAACCCCGAAGTCATCAAATCCTATCTAGGGGAATAAGCTTGGCCTTGCTGGAGTTGAAACAGGTCGTGGCGGGCTATGGCCCGGCGGTGGCCCTGCACGAAGTCAGCCTGACCCTGGAGGCGGGGCAGCGCGTCTCCCTCCTGGGGGCCAACGGGGCCGGCAAGAGCTCCACGGTCAACGTGATCAGCGGGCTGTTGCCCATCCGCGCGGGAGAGGTTTGGTTCCAGGGCCAGAGGATCGACCAGGTGCCCGCCCACCGGGTGGTGGGCCTGGGCATCGCCCAGATACCCGAAGGCCGCCTGGTCTTCCCCAAGATGACGGTGTGGGAGAACCTGGAGCTGGGGGCCACCGCCCTGGGCGACCAGGCCCAGAAAAACGAGCTGCTGCGCGAGGTGTACGAGCTTTTTCCCCGTTTGGCCGAGCGGCGCAAGCAGCTGGCCGGCACCATGAGCGGGGGCGAGCAGCAGATGCTGGCCGTGGGGCGCGCCCTGATGTCCCGGCCCAGGCTGATCCTTTCCGACGAGATATCCATGGGCCTGGCCCCCATGGTGGTGCGCGACATCTACGACACTCTGTTGCGCATCAACCAGGAGTGGGGGGTGACCCTTTTGATGGTGGAGCAGGAGGCCAAGCTGGCCCTGGAAGTGGCCGACACCTGCCACCTGCTGGAATCCGGGCACATCGTGGCCTCGGGCACCGCCCGGGAGATGGCCCAGAGCGAGCTGGTGCGCAAAGTGTATTTGGCCGAAGACTAGGCTGTTCGATGTCCCGGCCCCGGGAGACGGGGTCCGGCCGAGGGAGTAATCATGTCCGGGACCAGCAGTTCGGTGTTTCCCCGCCGCCTGGGCGAGCCGTTGCCCATGGCGGTTTCCGGCGAGGGGGTTTGGCTTTTCGACGCGGACGGCAAGCGCTATCTCGACGCCTCGGGGGGCGCGGTGGTGGTCAACCTGGGCCATGCCAGGGAAGAGATAGTCCGGGCGGTGGCCGAGCAAATGGGCAAGCTTTCCTACGCCCATCCCACCATGTTCACCAGCGTGCCGGTGGAGGATTTGGCCACGGCTCTGTCCGCCCATACCCCCGGCGATTTGAATCGCTTCTACTTCATGACCTCCGGTTCGGAGGCCAACGAGACCGCCATAAAGCTGGCCCGGCAGATCCACCAGGCCCGGGGGGAGCACGACAGGACCGTGCTGATCTCCCGCTGGCGCTCCTACCACGGCCTGACCATGGGCGCCTTGGCCGCGGCCGGCCGCCCGGCCTTCCGCACGGCCTACATGCCTATGATTCACGACGCGGTGCACATACCGCCGCCCTATTGCCTGCGCTGCTCCTACGGTTTGGAGCACCCCTCCTGCGGGCTGCGCTGCGCCTTGGCCCTGGATGAGACCATCCAGAACCTGGGCCCCAAGGTGGTCTCGGCCTTTCTTATCGAGCCGGTGAGCGGCGCCACCCTGGCCGGGTGGCCTCCTCCGGAAGGCTACCTGGAGATGGTGCGTGATATCTGCAGCCGATACGGGGTGCTTTTGATCTTCGACGAGGTCATGACCGGCATGGGGCGCACGGGCGACTGGTTCGCCGGTTGCCGCTATGGGGTGACCCCGGACATGATGACCCTGGGCAAGGGGCTCACCGGCGGTCATTTGGCCTTGTCCGCCGTGGCGGTGAGCCAGGAGCATTACGCGGCGGTGGAGCAAGGCCTGGGCGCCTTCAACCACGGCGGCACCTACAGCCACCACCCGGTGGGCTGCGCCGCCGGCTTGGCCGCGGTGCGCATTCTGGAGAAGGAAAAACTTGTCGAGCGGGCCGGGGCCATGGAGCCTTTTTTGGGGGAGCAGCTTAGCCGGCACTTGCTCGACTCGCCTTTCGTGGCCAGCGTGAGGGGAGTCGGCATGCTCTGGGGCGTGGAGCTGGTGGCCGACAAACAGACTTTGCGGCCCTTTGCCCGGAGCGAAAAGGTGACCGAGCGCCTGTGGCAGCATCTTTTCGAGCGTGGCATCCTCGTGTATAAGGCGGTAGGTTTGGCCGGCGTGGATGGGGACGCCTTGGTGGTGTCGCCGCCTTTTATCATGGACCGGGAACAAATCACCCAGGTGGCCGTTGCCATTAAAGAGGCCATCAACGAGGTGCTGGGTTAATCGATAGAGCATGCTTTTCCCGAAGCCTCAATTAAAGCCGTCCGGGGACCGTGCCTTGCGCATAACCTTTGGGGACGAGCGCAGCCTGGAGGTCAACCGCCCGGTGCGGGCCTTGAGCGGTATGCTCGAGTCCCAATCCATCCCCGGCCTGCGGGAGATGGTGCCCACCTACGCCTCCTTGACCGTGCTCTACGATCCCGACGCCGTCGCTTTCCAGGAGCTGAAGTCGCGCCTGGAGGAGATGGCCGAGACGGCCATGAGCCGCAAGGATGAGGAAAACGCGGGAAGGCTGCTGCGCATACCGGTTTGCTACCAGGGGCCCTATGCGCCGGACATGGAATATATCTGCGACTACACCGGACTCAGCCCGCGGGAAGTGATCAGCCTGCACACCCAAGAAGCCTACTTCGTGTTTCAGCTCGGCTTCACCCCCGGCTGCCCTTTCATCGGGCCTTTGCAGGAGCAGCTGCACGTGCCCCTGATGCAGTCGCCGCGCACCCACACCCCCAAGGGGGCGGTGGCCATCAGCGTGGGGCAAACCGTGATTTACCCCCGGGCCACCCCGGGGGGCATGCGCATAGTGGGCAGCACCCCGGTGCAGCTTTTCCAGCTCGAGCA
This window contains:
- a CDS encoding branched-chain amino acid ABC transporter permease, which translates into the protein MNKKLIPYIAGLAVMAVLALLPPLFKLAAPEMWELSAHIGIRILLNVGFGLCLWLMLQAGELSLGQGGFITIGAYTTGILVAKYELISVVWLGYLAGAAVAALFALMLGYLIVHLKRIFFLLVTWSFAEMLHPVLTSFEHPFGGAMGIIDIPGPEGVSLFSESWTGYYYIALLYGFAVLWLVWRVAGSKIGLINKSIGLNDELVTFCGLYVRKYKVMVFVLGCFITGIGGGILASYLTAISPETFTFFTSLDIIMFNLIGGMGSIAGPIVGAVILTGLNEYLFAVGYWRMVIYGLIIIFFITMLPGGMISLPAVIRARLSRGNKEGEAGHGR
- a CDS encoding ABC transporter ATP-binding protein; its protein translation is MDDREILRVSEVGKNFGGLEALTEVSFAVETGEFFGLIGPNGAGKSVMVNLISGMYRPSRGQITFDGQLITGLRPDRIIKMGLSRTFQHSTLFFDLTVRQNIMMGVRELAGVGLLESIMRTAGARAKDRDIEARAQEVMETLDLSGQAEEKAANLPYGLQKVVAIGIAIAPRPKVLVLDEPLTGLVAAEVDQVMGHIAALNRQGMTIFIIEHNMRAMMHHCGRMMVLSFGNKIAEGAPSEIQKNPEVIKSYLGE
- a CDS encoding ABC transporter ATP-binding protein, which translates into the protein MALLELKQVVAGYGPAVALHEVSLTLEAGQRVSLLGANGAGKSSTVNVISGLLPIRAGEVWFQGQRIDQVPAHRVVGLGIAQIPEGRLVFPKMTVWENLELGATALGDQAQKNELLREVYELFPRLAERRKQLAGTMSGGEQQMLAVGRALMSRPRLILSDEISMGLAPMVVRDIYDTLLRINQEWGVTLLMVEQEAKLALEVADTCHLLESGHIVASGTAREMAQSELVRKVYLAED
- a CDS encoding aspartate aminotransferase family protein, whose amino-acid sequence is MSGTSSSVFPRRLGEPLPMAVSGEGVWLFDADGKRYLDASGGAVVVNLGHAREEIVRAVAEQMGKLSYAHPTMFTSVPVEDLATALSAHTPGDLNRFYFMTSGSEANETAIKLARQIHQARGEHDRTVLISRWRSYHGLTMGALAAAGRPAFRTAYMPMIHDAVHIPPPYCLRCSYGLEHPSCGLRCALALDETIQNLGPKVVSAFLIEPVSGATLAGWPPPEGYLEMVRDICSRYGVLLIFDEVMTGMGRTGDWFAGCRYGVTPDMMTLGKGLTGGHLALSAVAVSQEHYAAVEQGLGAFNHGGTYSHHPVGCAAGLAAVRILEKEKLVERAGAMEPFLGEQLSRHLLDSPFVASVRGVGMLWGVELVADKQTLRPFARSEKVTERLWQHLFERGILVYKAVGLAGVDGDALVVSPPFIMDREQITQVAVAIKEAINEVLG
- the pxpB gene encoding 5-oxoprolinase subunit PxpB, producing MRITFGDERSLEVNRPVRALSGMLESQSIPGLREMVPTYASLTVLYDPDAVAFQELKSRLEEMAETAMSRKDEENAGRLLRIPVCYQGPYAPDMEYICDYTGLSPREVISLHTQEAYFVFQLGFTPGCPFIGPLQEQLHVPLMQSPRTHTPKGAVAISVGQTVIYPRATPGGMRIVGSTPVQLFQLEHSDLTLFKPGDRVRFAAVDLAEYRDIEARAVKLYDGVEILGHD